The genomic segment GTCGTCGAGGCTGCGTTCTTCTTGGCGCTCATTGCGGCTGTTATCTCACGCTTCGGAGGGCTGTGGACGTCGCTTGAAGTACGGCAACAGGAACAAGTAGATGCCGGTGAGCGAAAGCAGGGCGAGGGGCAGGAGCGGCACATACGACATCCAGACGATGGGTTCTTTTTGCGCCATCGCGACGGTTGTGGCGATCACGCTCACCACGAAGAACGCCGACACCCAGCGATGAAACTGGCGCATCCAGCGGTTCATCACTTGCGCTCCTGGATACGCAGGTCATTGCCTGCAGGGTCGCGGAAGGCGCAGTCGCGCAAGCCATACGGTTGATCCATCGGCTCTTGCACGACCTCAGCGCCGGCGGCTTGCAGCTTCTCGAAGGTGGCGTTCACGTCCGTGGTCGCCAGCACGATCTTGCCGAACGTGCCCTTGGCCATCATCTCCGCGATTGTCGACTGCTCTTGTTCGGTGACGCCTGGATTTGCTTGCGGCGGATAGAGTACGATGTTGGTGCCAGGCTGCCCCGGCGGGCCAATCGTGATCCAACGCAAGCCGTTGTAGCCAACGTCGTTGCGGACTTCGAAGCCCATCACGTCGCGCCAAAACGCGAGAGAGGCTTCGGGATCGGTTTGCGGGAGGAAGCTCGAGTGGATGCTGATTTCCATGTTCGAGAAGCTAGTTCTCCCTCGAGACGCGCGCTTCTCGATTCCTGACCGGTTTTGTCTTGGCGCTATTCAGCTGTTTTTTTGGGGGAGGGCTTAACGGAGCGAACCGGGCGAGTCACCTGCTTGGCCACGCAAGCGGGCATGCCTTCAGTCGACTGCTGATCCTCACGGTAGGCGCTGGGTGACACTCCAACCAGTTCCGTGAAGCGTGTGCTGAAGGTGCCAAGGGACGAACAGCCCACTTCGAAGCAGGCCTCCGTCACGCTCAGGTCGCCGCGACGGAGCAGCGTCATCGCGCGCTCGATGCGCCTCGTCATCAAGTACGAGTACGGTGACTCGCCGTACGCCTTCTTGAACAGCCGACTCAAGTGTCCCGCGGACATGCCCACGCCGCGCGCCAGGGATTCCACATCGAGCGGCTTCTGATACTCGCGATCCATGCGATCGCGCACCCGCCTGAGCTTGACCAGATCCTTCAGGTAGTCGTCGCGGGTGTTGGTCACTGAGCGGATCGTGCCAGATGGTTCGCGGTTGTCTAGCGGGTGCGCTCTGTTGCCTTTGAAGCGCCCTCCCCCAAATCCAACGCGAGCAGCGGGATCACGAATCCCCGAGGATATGTTGCGGGCTACTTGAGCCAGCGCGCTTCGCACTCGTCGAGCCACGCCTCGTACCACGAACGGAACGTGAGCTCGCCTTCGTCGTCGACGACGGGGTCGGGAGGCATGCCGTCACCGCCGCGGTTGTCGAACCAGATCTCACCCGCGTGGGGACCGCTAATCACTAGGCGGAACCAGTCACCACAGCCGAGGGTCGCGATGGGCATCGCGCCGGCCATGACGTCTTTGCGCGCATCCCAAGATTCTGGCTCCGTTACTTCGTCCCACTCCTCTGCCAGGTCAGCGTCGAACTCCACCTTCAGCGCGCGCAGCACATCCCTGCCGATGGCCTGTTCTTGCATGGTTCCCAGAGGGTCAATGCCGAAGCCGGGACCAGCGCCTCCATTTCCCAGCGTGAGCAGGAACTCGCGATACTCGCTTGGAAGCCGAATGCGCCACTGCTTCTCGAACGCAGCGACCTCCGCCTCAGTGGCTCGAGGGTTCAACCTCCAGCGGTGTCCGCACGTTGCGTGGTATTCGTCAGCCGCGCGCTGTTTCAGCTTCTTCAGTAAATCTCGCACCTCAGCGGCCGTACGCATGGCGCCAGTTTAGCCTCGTGTTGAGTGGTGAATCCATGGGGATCCAATCCTGTGTCTGATCAGGCGATGTGCAGCGTCTCGTAGGCTCTGAACGCGCGCGCCCGCCTCTTGGTAAACCTTCGGTTAGAGGGAACCGCTCCGGTGCACAATGTCGACGTTTGCCTTCGGAAGCATCGCCAACAGTGAGTTCGTGAGCAGCACCTCGCCTTGGGCGTTGGTGAGCACCACCTCGCGAAACGTCCACGTCGTCTCGCCCATGTTTGGGTCGTCGAAGTCGAGAGCGTAGTCTAATGCAAGGCCGGGGTGCATGACGACCCCGGTGCCCTGCTGAACCGGAATGGCTGTCGGTGTCCGCACGACGCGAACGGGTAGCTGTTCCGACGCTACCTTGTTGGCGAAGGTGTTGCGATCGCTGATCTGAACCACGTACATGGGTCCTCAATTATGCGGCTGTGTGTCGGTGACGTCGAGGTCGGGCACGTCCTGGGCTCTCTCAAAACCAGCATTGAGGTGAGTGGTAAGGATCCTGAACGACTGTTCCTTCACAGCACGTTCTGGGTCGCCGACTGCTCTTGATATATGCCCAAGCACTCCAGACGCGAGTGCAACCACCGAGGGATACCCCTTCTTGGGTCTGTAGAACTGGTAGCTAGTTTGTGCGTCGTCTATCCGGATCGCGATCGCTCCGCGGTCTGAAACGATGATGTCGGGCAGCGCTGGGGCGTTGTAAAGCGTGACCTCCTCAAGGAGGTCTTTCTTCGTACGGGGTTTCCGCCGGGATTTTATATCAGACTTGGAAAGCTTTTCGTAAGCGGCGAGGTTAGCGTCCGCGCTTCGTGCCTCGTGGAGCAAGTGCGTCCTCTCTTGCATGAGCTGGTTGAGCCAACTCCTCAGTGTCTCGGACTTTGCTGGTGCACCGAAACAAAAGAGAGCCGTGAGCGTGCCAGGACCGGCGACCAGTTTCGCCTTCCCAATCTGCCGTAGTGCGTCGAAGAACTTCTCCCCCGATGCGAGGTCGCTCTTGGACTCAACGACGACTAGAACGGATGGAGCGAGCGCGACCGCCAAATCGCCAGTCCGAAGCACGGTCGGGTACTCGAACGTATCGACCACCATCACATCTAGCTGCCCCGATGCCCTGTCGAGCTTTCCTTTGGTTTCAGTCGCGATTGCTCCGGACAAGATCTCGTAGCGCTGGGGGATCAGGCCTCGGAAGAAATCGATCAGGGCGATCTCGCGTGCGGTTCCGATAATGGTTCCGTGGGAAGCCACGGCGGCAAACATGTCCGCTTGGGCGCGCAAGTGGGTTTGCTGGATGCGTGGTAGGTCTGATGGACGGCCCTGCATGAACCGTATTGCTCCGTGGTTTGCTCAATGCGTGGCCGGCGTGCAGTCCGCAGCTGTCACGCGTGTCTTTCGAAGCGTTGCGCCCGCGTGGGTGCCAAGCTCCACCCGGTCGGAAGCAGAGACGGATTCTGCTTCACCGCTTCGAACTCCTCGGGGGTGATCTCGGCGATGATGACCGCGAACGGCACTTCATGACTTGGGCGGAAGCGGAACGGTGTGACACCACCGGTCGAGACGGTCGCGACGTTCACTTCGAGGAGCTTGATCGGCTCTCTGGGCGAGGCTTCGTTGTCCCCGAAGAAGCGCCAGACCTCAACAAGGTGGGGCTCCACCTCGAAGTGATGGCGGATCAGGTCCGTCGCGACTTGCTCCTTGTCGGACACTTGGAAGAGGGTAGCACGCACCAGGTTTGCCTCCTTGGCTCCACGAGTCGTCGCACCCGCCCAGCGAATTGCGTGGCTTTCGCTCTAGCCAGCTGAAATCTCGCACCTCAGCGGCCGTACGCATGGCGCCATGTTTAAGCTCGGCTTTGGCCTCGAAATCGGCAATTTGTTGCATTCTCACGGGGCGCGCTTCGGGTTAGATCGCCGCCAGGCGCTTGCCCAATCCTAGGATTTAGCGCAAGGCGTCAGCTGCTCTGTGGTCGCGAGATGGTCTCGGCGGCTCCGGAGCCCAACTGCTCGGGTCAGCTCGGGAAATCTCGAGGTGGCGTGAGCGCTCGC from the Polyangiaceae bacterium genome contains:
- a CDS encoding VOC family protein, translating into MEISIHSSFLPQTDPEASLAFWRDVMGFEVRNDVGYNGLRWITIGPPGQPGTNIVLYPPQANPGVTEQEQSTIAEMMAKGTFGKIVLATTDVNATFEKLQAAGAEVVQEPMDQPYGLRDCAFRDPAGNDLRIQERK
- a CDS encoding helix-turn-helix transcriptional regulator — protein: MDREYQKPLDVESLARGVGMSAGHLSRLFKKAYGESPYSYLMTRRIERAMTLLRRGDLSVTEACFEVGCSSLGTFSTRFTELVGVSPSAYREDQQSTEGMPACVAKQVTRPVRSVKPSPKKTAE
- a CDS encoding SMI1/KNR4 family protein, which gives rise to MRTAAEVRDLLKKLKQRAADEYHATCGHRWRLNPRATEAEVAAFEKQWRIRLPSEYREFLLTLGNGGAGPGFGIDPLGTMQEQAIGRDVLRALKVEFDADLAEEWDEVTEPESWDARKDVMAGAMPIATLGCGDWFRLVISGPHAGEIWFDNRGGDGMPPDPVVDDEGELTFRSWYEAWLDECEARWLK